The Tursiops truncatus isolate mTurTru1 chromosome 20, mTurTru1.mat.Y, whole genome shotgun sequence DNA window AAGTACCCACCGTGTCTCATCCTCCTGGCCCTTCAGGAGGGGCTGTGGCTACATGCTCTAAGCATTCTGGGGCACCTCAGCTCCAGGGGTATGTGGGAGAGGCACTTGTGCTCAAAGGCCCTTCCCAGgcttcccccccacacccccagcatCTGGGGTTGCCCTGCTCTGGGGCAAGGCCAGGCCTGGGACTGGCCCTGTGCAGCCAGCTTCCTCAACCTGCGGTGTGTGTCCTCAGCCAGAGAGAGCACATTGTCCAACTGGCCAGTTTGAGAGTGAGCCTAAAAATAGACCCCCATCCAGGGCTGTATAGTCCCCTGGGCTGAGAGAGAGGCTGTAAACAGCACACACCCCAGAGTCTCGGTCACTAGGTTGGGCCTGGCGACTTCCTCCAGGCTcacagccctcccccagcccttccgTCACACCCCGGGGACCAGGAAGCTGGGCAGGCTCTGCTGGGCTTCTCACCATTGGGAAgcacatccccattttacagatgagaaactgaggctcagcagaAATGACACACTAGGCCCTGCAGGCAGTGAGGGCACTGGGACGACCGCAGGCCTTCCCCACAGACCCACGCTCTGCAGGCAGTGGTGTTCTGAGACTTGAACTGGGAATGTCAACAGAGCTGCCTGACTCTGGGGAAGGTGCTCCCAGGCAGCAGTGGTCCAAGTGCCGGGGCCACTCGGAGCTCATGCTGCTCTGACTCGTGCATGTCGCCGGCCCAGCCCCATCTGGCTGACCCTGCCGCACCCTTAGCCAGCTGGATTGTGGCTAGACCCTGTCTCCTGGAAGGCGGGGAGGCCACAGCTAAGGGGAAGAGGCAGATGCACCGCACGCCCTTCCAATCTCTGGAGCCCTTCTGGAGAGGGTGGTCTCCGTCCCATTCCTGTGTCGTGGGCTTCCCTTCCAGAGGCCGAGGGGATCCGGCAGCGGAGTGCGAGGACCAGACGCCCCAGCGATGACCAGGTGGGTCTTGGGCAGTGGAGTGGCCtccaggtgggaggggcctgcccccagcccctcctcactgGCCGGGCTCCCCCAGTTCCCCTGTCTCCAGAGTCGTCTACAACGGCAAGaggaacagtagcccccgctctccccCCAACAGCAGTGAGATCTTCACCCCGGCCCACGAGGAGAATGTGCGCTTCATTTATGAAGGTACACGGGGTGCCCCCAGCCAGGCCCCCTgagcccctcctgccccaggcagGTGGGGGTACCCAGCTCTGGTCACGGGAGGTGGTCAGCGCTATGGTGTTCCTGACAGGGAGCAGCCCAGAAGAGGCAGTATTTGGAGCCAGTGGTGTTTGCTTGGGGAGAGGGGGGCCGTGGAAGACAGCGCACCCTGGGAAACCTGGGGCATCCTGGAAGTGGTGTGGCTGgggtgtgtgagcatgtgtgcaCAACATTTGTGCCAGGAGGAGGGGAATGGAGGAGGCGGGAAAGATGGGGGGCCTGCCTGGAGGAAGTGCTGTACCCCAATGAGTCTCATATGCCACTGTGACTGCAGCTCTGGTCATGGTACCATGAGGCTGAAAGGGGCATGGTCTGGGCAGGGCTCCCCGAGGGAATGGGGATGTGTTGGGGACAACTTCAAGTCAAGAGCAGGCTAGGCCAGGGGGCCAAAAGCTGTGAAGCgggagttgggggcagggggcctgCGGGGCCACTCTGATTGGTGGGGGAAGGTCAGGAGAGGGTGTCCTCCAGCTTGGACACTGACTGGGCCGGACTGCCTGATGCTGCAGGCCTGGGGGTCTAGAGCCCCTGACCACCCCTGCTTCCTGCAGCCTGGCAGGGCGTGGAGCGGGACCTGCGCAGCCAGATGTCGGGCAGCGAGCGGGGCCTGGTGGAGGAGTATGTGGAGAAGGTCCCTAACCCCAGCCTGAAGAGTGAGTGGGgctggcctgggagggaggggccggcCAGGGGGTTGAGCTGGGGGCAGGAAGGCCCACCTGCTTCCTGCTTCCAAGACAGCCTGGCAGGGTGGGCTGGGTCCCAGGGCTTTCAGAGACGGGCAGGACGAGGGACAGACCCTGCCTCTCCACCTGCGCCCACCGCTGACCGCTCTGTCCCCTGGCAGCCTTCAAGCCCATCGACCTGAGCGACCTGAAACGCCGGAACACGCAGGACGCCAAGAAGTCCTAAGGCGCGCCGgtgcccctcccctggcctctgGGAGATCTGGGTGCAGTCTGCTGCTGGCCTCCTCCTCTCCTGTGGGCCCACcttctgggagggggagggggccttGCTCCCAGTGGTCTGAAAACCCCAGGACCAGGACATGATTGATGGCCGaggcctgcccctcctccctgagccccctcctttcctcttgggGGATCTCAAGCTACCCAACACTAGGAGGGCTTGGGCCctgccagcccctgccctcccgtGGGCCTAGGTGGCTCTTTTGAGctgcctggccctgcctgccccccagGGCCTTGACCCTGACTCCCTtcaccttcccctgcccccacccccctacccctGGCCACTTCCAGGATCAGGAGGGAGACGAGGGGGCCTTTGTTGTCTCTTGTGCTGGTGGGATTGGGCTGGGTTAGCTCCTGAGGTGGCCAGGAGGCAGGACAAGGGTGATCGCACCCATGCCCAGCATGGGTCCCCCATTGGCCCCTGCTGCGTCTCTGGCCTGGACACGGGGTGTCTGACCCCTCGCCCCACTCTCCAGCTTGGCCCCTTCCTTCCCTGTGTCAGCTTCAGGACGGCACCAGCTGCCTGGGCCTGGGACACCGCTGGGCGCCCCCTCCAAGGGGTCGCCTTGGGAAGGGGCATGGGGCTGGCCTGAGCTGGTGAGGCTGCCCAGTGGGTCCTGCCCTGTGTGGTGAGTTGGGAGGGTCTTCCTGTGCCCTCCAAATCCAAGTGTCTGACTGGAACCTGAGGACGAGTGAATAAAGGCGGGGTGGCATTGGCTTGGCCACTTGGTCTGTGAGGCCCCTGTCTCGGCTGCCCACACAGGGCTGGAAATCCAGGGTCATGGTCCAGGCCCAGAAGTTCCGTCTGATCCCTGGGCTCCACCAGGGGCCTTGGGCCTCCTGGGGGGCagtgggaggtggaggtgggggcccTGGAAGGTAACACATCCCACATCCCTCTGCGACACTGGGTCCTTGGGGAGCGGCTCCTCTGCTGTCCGGATGGAGGAGTGGCTGCAGGGCTCAGAGCACCCCAAGTGCACTCAACCTTCAAACCTGGACATAGCCCTGGCAGACAGGCCAAACCGGAATTTATTTTGGGAACACCCTTTCCTGTTAGAGTATTCTGGGGCTCCAGCAGCCCCACAGGTGGCTCTGGGAGGTGTCTTTTCCTGGGGGGAATTCCCCAGGGATGGGGGTGCAGGAAGGATGGTTCATGGAATAAGCAGCAGCCATGGCTTGCTGCCAGTGGGTGCTGGctggtgccaggccctgagccaaGTTCCTGTAACCACACAGGCCTGTTTGCTCCCCAGGGACCTGTGGGGCATCCTGCCAAGGGTTTGCGTGCCTGCTGGGCTGGGTCACCCAAGCAGCCCCCCTCTGTGGCTGGAAGGGGGTGGGCGTGGCCTGCCTGGGGTGCAGGGACCTGTGGCCAGAGGCTGAGTgggcacacaggcacacatgccCTCCACCCAGCGTGTCCTAGACCACTAAGGATGGGGTGATGTCCAGCCAGGCCACTGCTGCGCTTGTGGCATTGAGCAAGTTGCTGAGTCTccaagcatcagtttcctcaggtGGAGCTCAGCACCTGCCTGCTGGGCGGCTGCCCAGTGCTAGTGCTTGCTGCCGCTATTAGTCACCTGGTGGATGCACTTGACGGGGCACTCAGCCACCAGGCTTCAGCGGGGCTGGACATCTGCATCCTGGCGACCGCAGTCATGGCCTTGCTGTGAGCCCTGGGGCACATCACTCTCCTGTcccacctcagtttccccaagtgAAGTGAGAGTATGGGCTGTGGTGGTTCAAGGCCTCTCTCCGAAGGGGTGCTGGAGCCCCCTGGCAGCACACCGGGGAATGTCTAATATCTTGCTGCGTTGGTTAAAAATTGACTTAACTTTGCTCCCAGCCCTCTCTAGGTCATTCCTCCCTCCTGTGGGGCTGGAAGGTGGGAATGGGGCCACACCGGGCCCCAGCATCTGGGTCTCCCCTGCCCACAGCCACCCTCCTGCTAGCAGTGGTACCTTGCCCCTGTGTGGGTGGGCCCATGGGATACCCCGCAAGGCCTTTTCATTCCCGCTTTCCCCGCCAACTTAGATTATCTGAAATAGAGGCCCTGGACCTGGAGTCTTTGCCGAGCACACCCTGGAGGTGGGAATGTGGTTAACAGgctgtgctggggtggggggtgaggaaCTCGGTTGGGGGCACTGGAGACGTAACCCTCACCAGCACAGTGGGCTGCCTGGCTGACCATGAGTGGCTGGAGACACCTCTCCCCGCCTCAGACAGTGAGGGTAGAGGAGATGAGGGGAGCATCCTGGTGGAACAGGGGTGCCCAGTCCTCCATCATGTTCTACCCTTGGTGGTGCTCATATCACTGTCTGCTTTCATTCAGTGCTGACAACTCGGGGGGCGGAGGGTGGATTTTATTACCCTGATCTTACGTATGAGGAAATGGTGGCCTCTTGTAGGAGACTGGCCTTAATCTGATTTTTAAGCTTTTACTGTTATCAAAATCTGAATTTAGTAAGTACTTCCTGAGCATGTACCCTGAGCACGTTCATGTAAATTGAGCATGAACAGCAATTCCCTAATGTCATCTAACACCCAGTCCATAGTCTCCTAGTGTCTAAAATAATATATTCCACATGGGTTATAGACTCAGAATAGAAAGGCCAAGTGCATCGGCTGAATCTGCTTGATGCGTCCCGTAAGTCCTTCTTAGTCACAGTGCCTCCTCCCACATTTCCCCTCCGTTTATGATTGAAGACCTGCTGGATACTTGATGTTGGAGTTTCCCAAACTCTGGTTTTCACTGGTTGCATCTTTGCAGTGTTAACAGACTCCTTTGTCGCCTGCATTTCTGTAAACAGAGGTGAGAGGTGGATGCTTGATGGGATTCATTGGAGGAAACTTTGGATGTAAAGGGATCGCGCTGgttgctgtgttgagaataggcTGCAGGTTCAGGGTAGAAGCGGGGAGACCTGTCAGGGGGGCTACCTCAAGTGAATCGTGGGAGGAAGAAGCTGGGTGAGGGGGCAGGTAAGGAGTTCGATATGGACTGTGGAATTTAAGTTGCCATTGGATGTCTGAGTGGAGGTGCCGAGAGGGAAGCTGAGTCTAGAGTGGATTTGGGAGGGCCACAGAGGTTGGAGATATAGTTTGGGAGTAATTTGAATATTGATGTTTTTTTTAAGGTTGATAAAGAAGGGAGGAGGATGGGACCTGATCCCTGGGCACTGCactcagggagaggaggaggaagcaggaccAGGGACTGAGAGCAGTAGAGAGCAAGGTCAGAGAaagggcaggtgggggaggaCCTGGGGCTGAAGGCTGCCATAGAGTCCAGGAGGAGGCCGAGGCAGTCAGAGTTCGGCTAGTTGCAGCCCTCAGacttctcctcccaccctctcacCTAGAGCCAACCATTTTCAACTTTCCTGCTGATTCTTTGGTTTGTATTTCTATGTCTAAATAGCATACGTGAAGCGTTACTTCTTGGTTTTCCCATTTCATTCCGTCCCCCACTCCCATTTCACACGTGCTCTTACCATCCGCTATCCTCCCTAGATCTTTCTCTCATAACTTTGGTTACATCAGTGTTGAGTATTTACATTATGATATCTGTGTATTTAGAGATGAGCCTTGTGGtaaattgtggggtttttttttctgcccaactttttgttttccttgaagttattaattgccttcttttttcatttgctcaGTTGTCTATGTACTAAGTCCTGAACTCTCCAGCAGGTCATCTAAGTCTCCTCTCAGTGTGTTCAGTCACTTTGATCCACTTGAGGGCGTCTCTCCTGTACTTTCGCCCTGCTTGAGGCTCCTTCCCCCCAGTGACCCactctgcctggcacacagctgccATCCTGGGGATGCCCCTCAACTCTCCTAGGTTTGATCAGTGTTTATTGTAGtccatgttttcctctttcttggtcTCCACACTCATTTTAGTAGCATGCATgtggggagacacacacacacacacacacacacacacacacacacacgtacgtacGTACGTGCTGGGTGGTTCCCATGCATTCTTTTAGGGGAAGTGCCTGAGATTTggactggggtggaggtgggaagggaagtagagatggggaaggggcagagggccTGGAGTGTTTGTCTTCCTGAATGGAGGGTGATGCTGTGTGGGTGCTGGGCCCTGCGTTAGAAAGTCAGGTTCCCCCACCATCCCACCTGCAGGATGGCCTGGTCAGAGCCAATGTTTATTGGCTGGATGAGCCCAGCCCCTTCCAGGCCTCCACCTCCACTCCTGACTCCACCGGCCTGCTCCAGTTCCCTTGGGGACAGGGACAGGGTGAAGGAGGACAAGGGCAGAGGGAGTCAGGATGGGGAGGGCTGTCAGGAGGCCCCTAGGTGAGCGGCACACCCGCAGGGCAGTCACCAACCCTGAGCTCAGCTGGCGTGAAGGAGAACTTGTGCCCTCCCTGTGCTAGGCTTCTGGGCATGGAGGGCTGGCAGGGGTGCCCCTGTGGGCAGGGGCTCAAAGGAGCACTAGGGCCTAGGGAGCCTGGGGGGCCTGGGATGAGAAGTGACCTGAAGCCTCAAGGTCAGGGGTCTCAGGTCCTCAAAGGTGCAGCCAGCCACACTACCTCCCTGCCCTGCAGTCCCCACCGATCATAGTAACATCGCATCCCACCTGGGCCGCAGGAGAGCCCAATCTACCTTAActcacctcctgcccctccctccctgctatATCCGGTGGCACGAGGTGAGGGCCCCCTCAGGAGGGCCCCAGTGCCTGGCAGGTGAGTAATTCTATTTACCTTTCCTGAGAGGCCTCCTGTCCTTTCATTTGCTGCAATTAGCTCAGCTCTGCCTAAGCAGCTCCAGCCCACGTGGCTGGGCAGGGACTGTGGACACCCCCTCCCCCGGGTCCCGGCAGTCACCCCCCACCAGCTCCTAGGAGCAGGGCCGCCTGGCTGGCCCATTTGGCTTGTACTCTTGGcttctgtggccccttcctctTTTGACAGTGCCCCTGCTCCTACCCCCTTCCACGCATACCCCCCACCAGGCATCATGGCACCGGACACAAGGGGCGCTCTTGAGGGTGACTACAGTCCTCGCACTGCTCCTGCACTTGTCTCCACCCTCTGCATCAGATGCACCGCGCCCCGGGGGGCAGCTTGGACTCAGGGCGCACCACCTGGCTCTTCCTGCATGAGTGCCAGCCCTCATTGACTGCCAAGCAGGGTGCCCACCCACCAGGCAATGGGCAGCACCCTCGCACACAGCTGCCCTTCCGCATGCGCTTGGAGCAGCAAGGACTGCAGTGATTCTCTGTGAAGTGGCTATGTTGGGCTGTGCCGCAGTCTTTGGAAAACTGTGCTGCGCCTGCACTTGGACGGTCTCGATTTTGGGGGTCCATCTCTCCCTGCTTCAGTTGGCTACATGGGCTGCGGATTGCTGGGGTGGCTAGAGTTGGGATGAAGCAGAGGCCAGTAGAGGACATCCAGTTCTGGATTATCTAGTTCTGGATTATCCAGTGATGCCCTTGCTGGGCCTGAGTCCAGCCCCGGCTTCGGCTCTAGCAGGGAGCCAGGGATGTTCATGTGGGGTTGGTAGAAGGACTGTGATGTTGGTGGCTTCCCTCGGCCATTGACGCCCTTCATGCCCCTCTGCGGGCGAATGGTGACACTCCGGGGGTTGAGGGGCCAAGACTGAGTGGGGCCCATCCACTctggcccggggtgggggtgagccaccccccaccccaccctggcgCGAGGGCTGAGGACGGCACGTGCTGGTGGGGCACCACCAGCCACCACTCACACACACCCTCAGGGATTCCAGCTCCAATTCACCTGTATGATGGGGCAACAAGGAGAAGTCTAGAAGGAGCAAGCCAGCACGGGCCGTCCACGGCTGCTCCCTTCTCACGGGGAGGCCCTGGGCCCAGCTggcccctctcctccagcccagcTGTCCACCCAGGGTGAGCACAGAGCTCTTTATTGTTGGAGGACACATGTTTTCTCTAACTCAGACACACTGACACACACGGGGACACACGGGCATGCATTCACAGAACAGCTTCCCTgccacatcccctcccccaccccttggcacagagcaggtgccccTCAGACCACCACACTGGGGAACATGTGGACAGCAGGGTGCTGTCTGGCTCCCACGCTCTTGCCTCTGCTGGGCATCGGTTATGGATTGTCCAGTGATGCCCTCTCTGGGCACCTGAGTCCAGCCACAGCTGAAGTTCCAGGGGGCTTCAGAAGGGGTTCTCAGCCAATCCAGGGAGGCCGCCAGCCAAGTGGGTCTCCGTAGAGGGGTCCTGGCTAGTCCTGTTGCTGCCACTGCCCCTTGAGAGCAGCAGCTTCTCACTGGGGGGGCCACCAGTGGGCCTGGCCGTGTGGCTGCCGACATGGCACTCCTCCTGCAGTGCTTTGCCCTCACGCCAGCGATGCCAGCGCCGCAGCAACTCCGACTGCACCTGGGGTGGGCAGGTGGGTCGGGCCAGTCCCAGGGCCTGCCCGTGCCACCCTCTCAGGATCCCCAACCCCCTGGCCTTGAAGGGCTATTGGGCCCTGGGTGTGGAGCCAGGCAGGCTCTGTCACCACAGAACGCTGGGGTCTGGGAACACTTGGGGACCCCCTCACCCTCAGGTGCACTCCCTGAGGACGGGCTGAGGCTGACCCATCTCAgcaggcctgacacccagtgTCCTGGAAACTGAGCCCAGTAAGTGCAGGTGGACACGAAGGGCTCGCACCTGAGGGGTGGGGCCAGGATGTCTACACTCCCCCTGACCCCAACCCCAGCGCTGGTTCCAGACCCACACCCCCCTCACCTACCTCCTTGTTGAGGAAACAGTAGAGAACAGCCACCAGCAGGCCCTGGAGAGATGGGGGAGGTCAGGGCTGCACCCAGGCTGGCCTGGGGGTTGGGCTGTTGGTTAAGGGGCGGGCAGGCACCTGGAAGGAGCTGAGGAAGAGGTCGAAGAAGAGCTTGGCGGAGCGCAGGGTGCCCTGGGCATGCTCGTCGGTCACAAAGGCAAACACCACCTCGTGGACCCCCAACAGGGGGATGAGGGTCAGCGTGGACTTGGCCAGCCTGCGGGGGCAGAGACTGAGCCACCAGCCCAGCACCCCCTGGGGCTCtggtgcccccacccccacctacaCTCCCTCTGGCCCCCGGGATTCCGCAAGCCGCCTGGCGCCCTCCCACTCCCAACGCCCACACCCACCGGAATTTGTAGTCAGTATAGCGCATCTGGTGGGCTTGCAGCTTGGCCACCAGGAGGTGAAGGATGCGGATGAAGATGAAGAAgttgatctgtgtgtgtgtgggggacaCAGCTCAGGGCAGCTCTTGGCCCCTACCTGTCCCTCCTGGAGGTGGGCCTGGCAGCCAGACAGACCCTGGCTCCTGGGGCCCTGGGGCTGTGGGCACCCAGTCAAGGATGGACAGCCTGGCCCAAGGCCCAGGGCGCCAGCCAGTGTCCTGGGTGAGTGCCAGGCCTCCCTCCCTGTCCAGCCAGGCAGGATGCTGTCTGTCTCCTCAGGCTGCTGCAGGCCGATGaggaaggaaggggctggggggccAAGGCCAGCAGCCTCCCGGCCCTCCCTGCGGTGCCAGCAGGTGCCTCATTTCCTCACCAGGATGGCCAGGAAGACGGGGAAGCGCAGGATCCACCAGAAGCCCATGTTGTCATTGCTGGTCCAGCACCTGCAGGGTGGGGCCTGCTCGTGTCCTGGCAGCCTCGTAGCCCCCCGCCCCCTGATTCCTTGGGATCTAATTAGTGCCTCAGGAAAAGAAGGGAGATAATTACCAATGACCTCCACCCCCGGGGAACCAGGTTTGCTTAGTGCCCCCCACTGCCTCTGGCCGGAGACCCCTGAGCCACTCCCACACTCTGAGCCACATGGCCATTCCCCACAGGGCCAGCCCAGCACCTCCCACAGGAGAGGCGAATCCCCCTGCTGGCCCGCCAGTCAGATACTCACTGGATGTTCTCAAACAGACACTTGACCACCACCCAGGGGGTGACGAACAGCATGGGGGCACCTGTGGGGAGAACAGCTGTGGTCCCGTGGCCCTGGCCAGCCCGCTGGCCCCCTGCGCACCGGCCCACTCACCCCAGCCGATGCCCAGGTAGAGGGGGAAGCAGCTCCTTTCAGGGATGGTGGCGAAGCTCAGCAGGCTGTGCAAGTACACGCCCTCCACCAGCAGCCAGCAGTAGTTGGCCACGACGCCGTACTGCATGAACACCGCGGCCACCCGGCAGCCGGCCACTGCCTGGCCGCGGGGGCAGCATGAGTGCGGGCCTCCCAGCTGCCTGCCGCCCAGGGCCCGGAGGCCAAGAGGCCGGATCTGGGAGCTCACCCCGTCACTCAGCCAGACGCTCACGCTGAAGTCGTCCCCAATCCTCTGGCTGTAGCGGGTCTTGAGCAGCGTGTCGATGACCAGCACAGAGCTGGCCTTGAGCACGAAGGACGCGAACAGGTTCACGTGGATGTAGTTTCGGGTGCAGTGCAGCTTGCTGTGGGGACAGCGAGTCAGTCCCCGCCCACCCTGCCCGCTGGGGCCCCCCATGAGCAGGGCGGTGGGCATACCTGAGGCCCAGCAGGATGGCCAGGGCCAGGAGCAGGGCCCCCAGGGACAGGGAGTAGCCCACGGTGTACATCACCTGGAAGCTGCTGTACATCTTGGCCACCTCCTTCTGCAAATCGCAGTGGCCAGTCAGGGCTGGAGAGggccatcttgcccctccccccaacccccactgCACCTGCCACAGGCTGACCTGGACCTCAAGCTCCTTGTCGTCCATCTGGCACTGGGAAGCATTTCGCCATGGCTGCCCCCGCGGCCCACGTACCCACTGCCCATCAGGCCCACACCTCTTGAAGACGAGGCGGTGCTGCACTGCGGGGGCAGGCTCTGGTCAGCTCCCCGCCCCTGGGCTGAGCCCCCTCTGCCAACCCCCCACATCCCTGCTGTGGTTACCTTTGTGGTGCCAGGGCAGGTACCAGGGGCAGGAGATGTTGGCTGTGGTGTTGGGAGGGGTGTCCGGCCAGCAGGAATATTTGTCAAAGGTTCTATTACAGACCAGCTCTGCAGAGGCGGGGACAGGGTTGCTCCTCAGCAGGGCCTGGCCTGCACAGCCCCCTGTTGTACGCTGTCTGTGCCCCAGGAGGCAGCCTCCCAGATCTCCCTGACCATCCTGCCTTCCCTGGACGCCTCTGTCCAGCCTGATCCTGAGCTCCAGCTCTGCCCGGCCACCTCCCCTCAGATACTCCGCATCTCCACCCAGGGTCTTCCCTCTTCCTAGTGCCCTTCTAGCAGCACTTCCACCTCTGGAGGCTGAACCCCAATTCTGTTGGCATCCTTCTGGGCCCAGCAccggccccctccctcccccaaacaaTGGCTCGGCCTCCCAGGCAGCTCCTCCCGCCCCAGTGTCTCTCTTTGCACCTGAGTGATCTTCAGAACTTGCCCAGAACGCTGTACCTCAGTCTGCCTGAGCACTCCAGGTAATGGCCCATCTCCTTCCCCCTCACCAGCCCTGGTGCCCTCTACCTGCCCCTCTCGGTCCACCTCCCCCACACGCTGTCTGCCTCCTGGGCCACGAGGCTTTGCTCCATGGGAGGAAAGACGGTGTCCAGGCCGTGGGCCTGAGGGGTGCCCAGCAGCAGGGGAGGGTCACGAAACACCCCAGTTCTGGGGCAGTTCTACCATTTCTTAAATGTCCTGGTCTGTGGCCCTGGGCTAGTCACCAGCTTCTCTAtggctcaatttcctcacctgtaaatggtgggtgggggttggggggactgCACTCGGGCCGAAGGCGGGGCTCACCAGTTGGGGGGGGCAGCAGGCTCAGGTTGTGGAGACATTGGTCGCCATAGAGCTTCCACTTCTCAAACAGGAAGTCCATCACCTGAGCGGAGGGGGCCTGCGGCTGGGGGTACAGATGGATGGACAGAGGGGACAGACTGGTGTCAGCATGAGGGGCAGGCAGGCTGGTGGGACAGGGGGACTGGCAGCAGCGCTCACCTGGCAGGCcagcagcagaagcaggaggaggtgggggcagcGTGGCAGGATGGGGGGCATGCCTCTGGGCAGCTGCCCCCCACATCTGGCTGGGGTTGCACAGCTGGGGCAAAGAGGTCCTCGTAGGTGCACTCTCCTCTGGGGGCTGCTGAGTATCAGAGCAGCAGGGTCGTGCAGGGACACCCAGGAGTAAAGAGGCCCAGCTGGTCTCCGCTGTGATCAGCAGGGTGTCCTGCTCCCCTAAAACCATCCCTCTGAGTCTCCGAATCCTACTAATgaagtgggggctgggagggaggggatgccaGAAATGGTCACTCTGCCAGTGGCAGGTTGGGGGTCTGGCCCTGCACCTGGGGGTTCTGCCCAGGGTCCTGGGGGCTGCTCCATCTCACAGACCGTGGCTGTCTGTGTGGCGGCTCTGACAGTCCCAGAGCCCCTCTCCTACATGTTGGTTAAGCGGCCCCAGTCCTGCCTGGTACCAAAGATGTCAGAGGAGGGAGCAGCCTCCCTAGCTGCCCAACTCCTCCCTTCGGCTCTCGCTATTTTTCCCACCTATTCTTAGCTCCTGGGAAAGTCAGCATGGCAGGCTGGGGCAGGGTACCAGGACCATCCATCACTTGGTCCCCAGGGGCATGGTTATCAAGGTGACCCTGGGCCAGCTCCCAGACTTGGCAGGGGCCAGGAGTGCCAAGCATATGCTTAGGGTGGTCCCTGTCACATCCATGCCCCCTTGCCCAGGACTGGGGTGTCTAGGTGCTCCCTTGGGCCACGCCCAAGACTCCGGCCGGGCTTCCTGGGTCCCATGGGCCATAGCACGCAGGCAGCTGCAGCGCATTCCTTTGAGATTAGCGCTGCCAGCTGCCGCGGGCTCAGACACAGGACCCCTGCCCTCGTGGTGCCTGCAGGGGGGACCTGAGGTGCCTGGTCCTGTCCGGAGCCTGCACTGGGGGCATCAGCAGTCCCGTAAGTCATCGTGTCACTGCTTCCAGAGTCCGTCTTCTGGTCCACTGAATCCCACAAGGGCAGTAGGAAGGGGATTCCTTTGGGGCCTAGGGGTGGGGCCCCTAGGAACTACTCATGCAAGCCCCCTTAGGGCTGTGGATGGCATCCTGCCACAGAGTGAGCATGTGATGGAccgatggatggacagatggacgaAACTGGCTGGCTG harbors:
- the GCGR gene encoding glucagon receptor isoform X1; its protein translation is MVLGEQDTLLITAETSWASLLLGVPARPCCSDTQQPPEESAPTRTSLPQLCNPSQMWGAAAQRHAPHPATLPPPPPASAAGLPGERCCQSPCPTSLPAPHADTSLSPLSIHLYPQPQAPSAQVMDFLFEKWKLYGDQCLHNLSLLPPPTELVCNRTFDKYSCWPDTPPNTTANISCPWYLPWHHKVQHRLVFKRCGPDGQWVRGPRGQPWRNASQCQMDDKELEVQVSLWQVQWGLGGGARWPSPALTGHCDLQKEVAKMYSSFQVMYTVGYSLSLGALLLALAILLGLSKLHCTRNYIHVNLFASFVLKASSVLVIDTLLKTRYSQRIGDDFSVSVWLSDGVSSQIRPLGLRALGGRQLGGPHSCCPRGQAVAGCRVAAVFMQYGVVANYCWLLVEGVYLHSLLSFATIPERSCFPLYLGIGWGAPMLFVTPWVVVKCLFENIQCWTSNDNMGFWWILRFPVFLAILINFFIFIRILHLLVAKLQAHQMRYTDYKFRLAKSTLTLIPLLGVHEVVFAFVTDEHAQGTLRSAKLFFDLFLSSFQGLLVAVLYCFLNKEVQSELLRRWHRWREGKALQEECHVGSHTARPTGGPPSEKLLLSRGSGSNRTSQDPSTETHLAGGLPGLAENPF
- the GCGR gene encoding glucagon receptor isoform X3 codes for the protein MVLGEQDTLLITAETSWASLLLGVPARPCCSDTQQPPEESAPTRTSLPQLCNPSQMWGAAAQRHAPHPATLPPPPPASAAGLPGERCCQSPCPTSLPAPHADTSLSPLSIHLYPQPQAPSAQVMDFLFEKWKLYGDQCLHNLSLLPPPTELVCNRTFDKYSCWPDTPPNTTANISCPWYLPWHHKVQHRLVFKRCGPDGQWVRGPRGQPWRNASQCQMDDKELEVQVSLWQVQWGLGGGARWPSPALTGHCDLQKEVAKMYSSFQVMYTVGYSLSLGALLLALAILLGLSKLHCTRNYIHVNLFASFVLKASSVLVIDTLLKTRYSQRIGDDFSVSVWLSDGAVAGCRVAAVFMQYGVVANYCWLLVEGVYLHSLLSFATIPERSCFPLYLGIGWGAPMLFVTPWVVVKCLFENIQCWTSNDNMGFWWILRFPVFLAILINFFIFIRILHLLVAKLQAHQMRYTDYKFRLAKSTLTLIPLLGVHEVVFAFVTDEHAQGTLRSAKLFFDLFLSSFQGLLVAVLYCFLNKEVQSELLRRWHRWREGKALQEECHVGSHTARPTGGPPSEKLLLSRGSGSNRTSQDPSTETHLAGGLPGLAENPF
- the GCGR gene encoding glucagon receptor isoform X10: MVLGEQDTLLITAETSWASLLLGVPARPCCSDTQQPPEESAPTRTSLPQLCNPSQMWGAAAQRHAPHPATLPPPPPASAAGLPGERCCQSPCPTSLPAPHADTSLSPLSIHLYPQPQAPSAQVMDFLFEKWKLYGDQCLHNLSLLPPPTELVCNRTFDKYSCWPDTPPNTTANISCPWYLPWHHKVQHRLVFKRCGPDGQWVRGPRGQPWRNASQCQMDDKELEVQVSLWQVQWGLGGGARWPSPALTGHCDLQKEVAKMYSSFQVMYTVGYSLSLGALLLALAILLGLSKLHCTRNYIHVNLFASFVLKASSVLVIDTLLKTRYSQRIGDDFSVSVWLSDGVPPCCSSPPGWWSSVCLRTSSAGPAMTTWASGGSCASPSSWPSW
- the GCGR gene encoding glucagon receptor isoform X7, with the translated sequence MVLGEQDTLLITAETSWASLLLGVPARPCCSDTQQPPEESAPTRTSLPQLCNPSQMWGAAAQRHAPHPATLPPPPPASAAGLPGERCCQSPCPTSLPAPHADTSLSPLSIHLYPQPQAPSAQVMDFLFEKWKLYGDQCLHNLSLLPPPTELVCNRTFDKYSCWPDTPPNTTANISCPWYLPWHHKVQHRLVFKRCGPDGQWVRGPRGQPWRNASQCQMDDKELEVQVSLWQVQWGLGGGARWPSPALTGHCDLQKEVAKMYSSFQVMYTVGYSLSLGALLLALAILLGLSKLHCTRNYIHVNLFASFVLKASSVLVIDTLLKTRYSQRIGDDFSVSVWLSDGVSSQIRPLGLRALGGRQLGGPHSCCPRGQAVAGCRVAAVFMQYGVVANYCWLLVEGVYLHSLLSFATIPERSCFPLYLGIGWGEWAGAQGASGLARATGPQLFSPQVPPCCSSPPGWWSSVCLRTSSTN